In Deinococcus maricopensis DSM 21211, the sequence GCCACGCGGTCGCCGGGGTGCAGGGGGCGTCCGTCGCCGTCGAGGGCGCCGTCGGGGGCGCTCGTGACGACGCCCATGAACTCGTGCCCGAGCACGAGGGGGCGTTCGATGACCGTGTCGCCGATGCGGCCATCTTCGTACATGTGGATGTCGGAGCCGCACACGCCGACGGAGCGGACGCGGATGGTGACGTCGCCGGCGTTGGGGGTGGGGGCGTCGCGGGTGGTGAGTTCGAACTCTCGGGGGGCGCGCAGGACGGCGGCGACGTGCGGCATGTCAGGAACCTCCGGGGTGGGGGTCGAGGGTGGGCCAGCCGTCTGCGCCCCAGCGGAGCGTGGCGGTCTGGAGTTTGCTGAGGCCGGCGTCGTCCGCGTCGTAGTAGTGGTACGCGAGGGTGTCGCGCGCACCGTCGTGGAAGGCTTCCTGCCCGCCGGGGCCGATGTAGCGTCCGGCGCTGGTGAGCAGGGGCGTGCCGCCGCCGTCGGTGAGGGGCCGCCCGGTGCGGTCGGTGTACGGGCCGGTGACGGTGCGGGCGCGGCCCATCATGATGCGGTAGGTGCTGTTCACGCCGGCGCAGCAGCGGTCCCAGGAGGTGAACAGGTAGTAGTACCCGCCGTGCTGGAGGATGCTGGGCGCTTCGATGCCCTGGCCGCCGCGGGAGGCGAGGCGGTAGAGCGTCTTGTTGCGGGTCTTGAGTTTGCCGCTCGCCGGGTCGAGTTCGCGCAGCTTGATGCCGTCCCACCAGGAGCCGAAGGCGAGCCAGGCGCGGCCGTCGGGCGTGTCGATGCGGGCGGCGTCGATGGCGTTGAAGTTGTCGCCAGGGCCGCTGCGCACGACGATGCCGAGGTCCGTCCAGCCGCGCGTGGGGTGGTTCGGGTCGAAGGTCTTATTGGTGGTGAGGCCGATGGCGCTGGTGTTTTTGCCGAACTGCGACGCGGCGTAGTACAGGTAGGCGGTGCCGCCGTGCAGGGTGATGTTCGGCGCCCAGAGGTTCGGGGGGTTCGTGCCGAGCGCGCCGTTCACCCAGGCGGGTTGCGTCTGGGTGAGGGTGCCGGCGTCCGTCCAGGTGACGCCGTCCGGGGAGGTTTTCACGCGGAGGGTGCCGTCGTCGATGTATTCGTGGCCGGTGCCGAACGCGACGTACGCGCCGTTCACGCGCAGGACGGTGGGGTCGTGGATCTGCACGTCGCCGCGCAGGATCGGTTGCGTGGGGCTCGCGGCGCCCCCGAGGGCGACGCCGGCGAGCAGCAGCAGGGGGGCTGGCCGCACAGTCTTACGCGCGCAGGCCCTGCGCGAGGGCGTAGTACAGGTCGCTGAGGCGCAGGCTCTGGCGGAGGTCGCGCAGGTTGGTGCCCTCGTCGATGGTGACGAGCTCGATGCCAGCGATGGCGGCGAAGTCCTCGAGGTGTTCGGGCGTGAGAACATCGCTGTAGCCGGTGTGGTGCGCGCCGCCCGCGTAGATCCACGCGGCGCACGCGGTCTTGAAGTCGGGTTGGGGTTCCCACACGGCGCGCGCGACGGGGAGGTTCGGGAGGTCCGGGTGCTCGACGGACTGCACGGTGTTCACGATCAGGCGGAAGCGTCCGCCGAGGTCCACGAGGGAGGCGTTGAGGGCCGCGCCGGGGCGCGCGTCGAACACGAGGCGCACGGGGTCGTCCTTGCCGCCGATGCCGAGGGGGTGGACTTCCACGCGGGGTTTGCCGTGGGCGATGCTGGGGCAGATTTCCAGCATGTGCGCGCCGAGCACCTGGTGCCGTCCGGGTTCGAGGTGGTAGGTGTAGTCCTCCATGAAGGACGTGCCGCCGCCCAGGCCGTGCGCCATGACTTTCATGGCGCGCACGAGCGCGGCGGTTTTCCAGTCGCCTTCGCCGCCGAAGCCGTACCCGTCGTTCATCAGGCGTTGCGTGGCGATGCCGGGGAGTTGCTTGAGGCCGTGCAGGTCCTCGAAGTTGTCCGTGAAGCCCACGAAGCCGCCTTCGTCGAGGAAGGCGCGCAGGCCGAGTTCGATGCGGGCGGCGTCGCGCAGGGACGCGTGGCGGTCCGCGCCCGGCAGGAGGTCCGGGGCGACGTCGTACTCGTCGAGGTACGTCTGGATGAGGGCGTCCACGTCCGCGTTGGTCACGAGGTTCACGCGTTCGACGAGGTCGCCGACGGCGTGCGCGTTCGTGGCGAACCCAAAGCGCATCTCGGCGGCAACCTTGTCGCCCTCCGTCACGGCGACGTTGCGCATGTTGTCGCCGAAGCGGGCGATCTTCGCGCCCTGCAGGTCGTG encodes:
- the araA gene encoding L-arabinose isomerase; the protein is MTTLTASTPRAHAPAHLAPAELWFVCGSQHLYGPETLEHVARNAEEIARGLHASDSVPVGVVFKGVMTTSADIRALCLQANADPRCAGLVLWMHTFSPAKMWIGGLSALTKPIAHLHTQHGRDLPWADIDMDFMNLHQAAHGDREAGFLHTRMRLERKVIVGHWTDPEVQARLGVWARAAWAWHDLQGAKIARFGDNMRNVAVTEGDKVAAEMRFGFATNAHAVGDLVERVNLVTNADVDALIQTYLDEYDVAPDLLPGADRHASLRDAARIELGLRAFLDEGGFVGFTDNFEDLHGLKQLPGIATQRLMNDGYGFGGEGDWKTAALVRAMKVMAHGLGGGTSFMEDYTYHLEPGRHQVLGAHMLEICPSIAHGKPRVEVHPLGIGGKDDPVRLVFDARPGAALNASLVDLGGRFRLIVNTVQSVEHPDLPNLPVARAVWEPQPDFKTACAAWIYAGGAHHTGYSDVLTPEHLEDFAAIAGIELVTIDEGTNLRDLRQSLRLSDLYYALAQGLRA
- a CDS encoding arabinan endo-1,5-alpha-L-arabinosidase — its product is MRPAPLLLLAGVALGGAASPTQPILRGDVQIHDPTVLRVNGAYVAFGTGHEYIDDGTLRVKTSPDGVTWTDAGTLTQTQPAWVNGALGTNPPNLWAPNITLHGGTAYLYYAASQFGKNTSAIGLTTNKTFDPNHPTRGWTDLGIVVRSGPGDNFNAIDAARIDTPDGRAWLAFGSWWDGIKLRELDPASGKLKTRNKTLYRLASRGGQGIEAPSILQHGGYYYLFTSWDRCCAGVNSTYRIMMGRARTVTGPYTDRTGRPLTDGGGTPLLTSAGRYIGPGGQEAFHDGARDTLAYHYYDADDAGLSKLQTATLRWGADGWPTLDPHPGGS